A genomic region of Exiguobacterium oxidotolerans JCM 12280 contains the following coding sequences:
- a CDS encoding valine--tRNA ligase, translating into MQELSMPTKYDPQATEEKWYDFWLEGEYFKADQDPEKAPYTIVIPPPNVTGKLHLGHAWDTTLQDMLTRMKRMQGFDVLYLPGMDHAGIATQAKVEQKLRAEGQSRLEMGREKFLEQSWAWKEEYASTIRAQWAKLGLGLDYSRERFTLDEGLSEAVQEVFVKLYEKGLIYRGEYIVNWDPATKTAISDIEVIYKDIEGAFYHLSYPLTDGTGHVELATTRPETMLGDTAIAVNPKDERYAHLVGKTITLPIVEREIPIVADEYVDMEFGTGVVKITPAHDPNDFEVGNRHDLPRVLVMNEDGTMNENAGKYEGMDRFDCRKQIVEDLKASGVLIKVEPHLHSVGHSERSDAVVEPYLSLQWFVKMEPLAEKALAEQQGDDKINFVPQRFENTYVRWMENIRDWCVSRQLWWGHRIPAWYHKETGEVFVGKEAPADIENWEQDNDVLDTWFSSALWPFSTMGWPNTDAADYQKYFPTSTLVTGYDIIAFWVSRMIFQSYEFTGERPFNDVLIHGLIRDSDGRKMSKSLGNGIDPMDVIEKYGADSLRWFLTTGSTPGNDLRFYWEKIEATWNFSNKLWNASRFALMNMDGLTYEEIDLTGEKSLADQWTLTRLNTTIDDVTRLSDKYEFGEAGRILYHFIWEDFCNWYIEMAKLPLNGEDEAAKLTTRSILAYTLDQIMRLMHPFMPFITEEIWQHLPHQGETITRAAWPTRNETLDFPQAVPAFEAVQNVIRSVRNIRAEVNAPMSKQIQLMISTSDDQVQHDLETNISYLKKFTNASELLVERSMAAPEKALSAIVTGAELFIPLADLINIEEEIARLNKELVKYTKEVERVEKKLNNPGFVGKAPAHVIEEEQAKAQDYNEKRAAVEARINELSQ; encoded by the coding sequence ATGGACCACGCGGGAATCGCGACGCAAGCGAAAGTCGAACAAAAATTGCGGGCAGAAGGACAATCGCGCTTAGAAATGGGACGTGAGAAATTCCTCGAACAATCTTGGGCATGGAAAGAAGAATATGCGTCGACGATTCGTGCGCAATGGGCGAAACTCGGACTTGGTCTGGATTATTCACGCGAGCGCTTTACGCTCGACGAAGGGTTGTCTGAAGCCGTCCAGGAAGTTTTCGTTAAACTGTATGAAAAAGGTTTGATTTATCGTGGCGAATACATCGTCAACTGGGACCCGGCGACAAAAACTGCGATTTCCGATATCGAAGTCATCTATAAAGATATCGAAGGAGCGTTCTACCACCTCAGCTATCCGTTGACGGACGGAACAGGTCACGTCGAACTCGCGACGACGCGCCCGGAGACGATGCTTGGAGATACGGCAATCGCCGTCAATCCGAAAGATGAGCGGTACGCCCATCTCGTCGGTAAAACGATCACGCTCCCGATCGTCGAACGAGAAATCCCGATCGTCGCTGACGAATATGTCGATATGGAGTTCGGAACGGGTGTCGTTAAAATCACACCAGCCCATGACCCGAATGACTTTGAAGTCGGGAACCGTCATGACTTACCACGTGTCCTCGTCATGAACGAAGACGGGACGATGAACGAAAATGCCGGCAAATATGAAGGCATGGACCGCTTCGACTGCCGTAAACAAATCGTCGAAGATTTGAAAGCCTCGGGCGTCTTGATTAAAGTTGAACCCCACTTGCACTCGGTCGGTCACTCGGAACGGTCAGATGCAGTCGTTGAACCGTACTTGTCGCTGCAATGGTTCGTCAAGATGGAGCCACTCGCTGAAAAAGCACTTGCTGAACAACAAGGCGACGATAAAATCAACTTCGTCCCACAACGGTTCGAAAACACCTATGTCCGCTGGATGGAGAACATCCGTGATTGGTGTGTCAGCCGTCAACTCTGGTGGGGACACCGTATTCCAGCCTGGTACCATAAAGAAACAGGTGAAGTGTTCGTTGGGAAAGAAGCACCAGCCGACATCGAAAACTGGGAGCAGGACAACGATGTCCTCGATACGTGGTTCTCGTCAGCGCTCTGGCCGTTCTCGACGATGGGTTGGCCGAATACGGATGCTGCGGACTACCAAAAATACTTCCCGACGTCGACACTCGTTACGGGGTACGACATCATCGCCTTCTGGGTATCGCGAATGATTTTCCAATCGTATGAATTTACAGGCGAACGCCCGTTCAACGATGTGTTGATTCACGGTCTGATTCGTGACTCGGACGGACGGAAGATGTCGAAATCACTCGGGAACGGAATCGATCCAATGGACGTCATCGAAAAATATGGTGCCGATTCACTCCGTTGGTTCTTAACGACAGGTTCGACGCCAGGAAATGACTTACGTTTCTACTGGGAAAAAATCGAAGCGACATGGAACTTCTCGAACAAATTGTGGAACGCAAGCCGTTTCGCACTGATGAACATGGATGGTCTGACGTATGAAGAAATCGATCTGACGGGCGAAAAATCATTAGCCGATCAGTGGACCTTGACACGTCTGAACACGACGATTGACGACGTAACGCGCTTATCCGATAAGTATGAGTTCGGTGAAGCCGGTCGAATCCTCTACCACTTCATCTGGGAAGATTTCTGTAACTGGTACATCGAGATGGCGAAGTTACCGCTGAACGGTGAAGATGAGGCCGCTAAATTGACGACGCGTTCGATTCTTGCGTACACGCTCGACCAAATCATGCGTCTGATGCACCCGTTCATGCCGTTCATCACGGAAGAGATTTGGCAGCACTTGCCGCATCAAGGGGAAACGATCACGCGTGCCGCTTGGCCGACACGTAATGAGACACTTGATTTCCCGCAAGCAGTCCCTGCGTTTGAAGCTGTCCAAAACGTCATCCGGTCGGTCCGGAACATCCGTGCTGAAGTGAACGCACCGATGTCAAAACAAATTCAGTTAATGATTTCGACAAGTGACGATCAAGTACAACATGACTTAGAGACGAACATCTCATACTTGAAGAAGTTCACGAATGCTTCCGAATTACTTGTCGAACGCAGCATGGCGGCACCGGAAAAAGCGCTCAGTGCCATCGTGACCGGCGCAGAATTGTTCATTCCGTTGGCTGATTTAATCAACATCGAAGAAGAAATCGCCCGCTTGAATAAAGAACTCGTCAAGTATACGAAAGAAGTCGAACGGGTCGAGAAAAAACTCAACAACCCAGGCTTCGTCGGAAAAGCACCGGCACATGTCATCGAAGAAGAACAAGCAAAAGCACAAGATTATAACGAAAAACGTGCAGCAGTCGAAGCGCGGATCAACGAACTATCTCAATAA